In one Methanobrevibacter arboriphilus genomic region, the following are encoded:
- a CDS encoding TspO/MBR family protein codes for MENFKKEDIIKLGISLLIVYIIALIGSFVTYPEISTWYASLAKPSWTPAGWVFPIVWNILYILMSIGLFFVWKDGIKDKKVKIALYVFAVQLGLNLLWSIVFFGFHSLNGGLGIIILLWLFILLNIIVFYRVYKLAGILLIPYIIWVTIAMYLNYTVYILNF; via the coding sequence ATGGAAAATTTCAAAAAAGAAGATATTATTAAGTTGGGAATTTCGTTATTAATTGTTTATATAATTGCGCTAATAGGATCTTTTGTCACATATCCTGAAATATCTACATGGTATGCTTCTCTTGCAAAACCAAGTTGGACACCTGCAGGCTGGGTTTTTCCAATTGTGTGGAATATTCTTTATATTTTAATGAGTATTGGCCTATTTTTTGTTTGGAAAGATGGAATTAAAGATAAAAAAGTTAAAATAGCATTATATGTTTTTGCTGTACAGTTGGGTTTAAATTTACTATGGTCTATAGTTTTCTTTGGATTTCACTCTTTAAATGGTGGTCTTGGGATCATTATTTTATTATGGTTATTTATACTTCTAAACATCATTGTTTTTTATAGAGTATATAAATTAGCAGGAATATTATTAATACCTTATATAATATGGGTCACTATAGCTATGTATTTAAATTATACTGTTTATATTTTAAACTTTTAA
- the mobC gene encoding plasmid mobilization relaxosome protein MobC, whose amino-acid sequence MSKNNEYIKEITRENILEELKTSYNTLKNKLINGRIKDNEKEKIRIQQYKVLNQIAKTMNDILKQKELDEMQEEIKEIKEAIQKPLPNYLIEREQKELDEMMKYFEN is encoded by the coding sequence ATGAGCAAAAATAATGAATATATTAAGGAAATTACAAGAGAAAATATCTTAGAAGAATTAAAAACTTCATATAACACTCTTAAAAATAAATTAATTAATGGAAGAATAAAAGATAATGAAAAAGAAAAAATTAGAATACAACAATACAAAGTACTTAATCAAATAGCTAAAACCATGAATGATATTTTAAAACAAAAAGAACTTGATGAAATGCAAGAAGAAATTAAAGAAATAAAAGAAGCTATCCAAAAACCATTACCTAATTATCTAATAGAAAGAGAACAAAAAGAACTTGATGAAATGATGAAATACTTTGAAAACTAA
- a CDS encoding DNA cytosine methyltransferase gives MKVASFFSGAGGLDLGFKNAGFDFVFANDNWKGCWETFEKNHNIKINRKSIEHIKPGHVPDDVIGFVGGPPCQSWSLAGGMKGIKDPRGQLLYDYFRLIKAKKPLFFLTENVPGMICRTHENEFLKFINSLKSIGYNVSYEVLNASDYGVPQDRKRVIIIGFRDEFDKKFTFPKPLKKKITLKESIGDLPEPLAAKDKNKHNNNLKIHNHEYMGGDFSSMYMSRNRVRNWDEQSFTIQAGGRHAPCHPQANTMIKVDKDKRIFDPESPKPYRRLSVRECARIQTFPDDFIFYYNNINDGYKMIGNAVPVKLSEAIAMQIKKFID, from the coding sequence ATGAAAGTTGCATCGTTTTTTTCAGGGGCTGGAGGCTTAGATTTAGGTTTTAAAAATGCAGGTTTTGACTTTGTGTTTGCAAATGATAACTGGAAAGGATGTTGGGAAACCTTTGAAAAAAATCATAATATTAAAATTAATAGAAAATCCATAGAACATATAAAACCAGGTCATGTTCCTGATGATGTTATAGGTTTTGTTGGTGGACCTCCTTGTCAAAGTTGGAGTCTTGCAGGTGGAATGAAGGGAATAAAAGACCCTAGAGGACAATTATTATATGATTATTTCCGTTTAATCAAAGCTAAAAAGCCTTTGTTTTTTTTAACTGAAAATGTTCCAGGTATGATATGTAGAACTCATGAAAATGAATTCTTAAAGTTTATAAATTCTTTAAAAAGTATTGGGTATAATGTTTCATATGAAGTCTTGAATGCTAGTGATTATGGTGTGCCACAGGATAGAAAAAGAGTTATTATTATTGGTTTTAGAGATGAATTTGATAAAAAATTCACATTCCCAAAACCTTTAAAGAAAAAAATCACTTTAAAAGAATCTATAGGTGATTTACCAGAACCTTTGGCTGCAAAAGATAAAAATAAACATAATAATAACTTAAAAATACATAATCATGAATATATGGGTGGAGATTTTTCTTCAATGTATATGTCAAGAAACAGAGTAAGAAACTGGGATGAACAATCTTTTACAATTCAAGCAGGAGGAAGACATGCACCTTGTCATCCACAAGCCAATACTATGATTAAAGTTGATAAAGATAAAAGAATATTTGACCCAGAATCACCAAAACCATATAGGAGACTTTCTGTAAGAGAATGTGCGAGAATCCAGACATTCCCAGATGATTTTATTTTTTATTATAATAATATTAATGATGGATATAAAATGATAGGGAATGCTGTTCCAGTGAAACTATCTGAAGCTATTGCAATGCAAATCAAAAAGTTTATAGATTAA
- the avs4 gene encoding AVAST type 4 anti-phage nuclease Avs4: MINIDWKIFESKFEGKETSAFEDLAYILFCLEHDIENGIFAYYNQVGIETEPIEHNNNVIGFQSKYYTTKVSDNKSDIEDSIKKAKEKNGKLTKIFFYIKGNMSESTKKERKKPEYQIEIENFAKELNIEIVWKTTSQIEFQLIKPENKYYKNIFFENDDILKFLKKIETHNKMLVDSIGTEIKFKNDDIKIDRENELNDIKNSLKSSDILILRGEAGCGKTALIKDLNNEINTPFYIFETAQFNLDYVDGFFNRYGNYSIEDFQKIHEKENNKIIVIDSAEKIVNLHNNSIFTNFLQVMIKDSWKIVLTTRNNNFTDLLNLINRFKINELIIQNLSLKKLNELSMTYKFKLPDNEKLKEFLTRLFYLNEYLQILTEESTEINDIKIFKEKIWKIRILGIENSTQDKRKRESCFLRFIKKKSDENLFLVNLNERYHDILSNLENEEIIAYDSNHDAFFVTHDIYEELALEKTIQREFERAKRFNEFFKSIGNSLSMQKAFKEWLIKQLNENPDDIDSFLDYVILDKSIEEFWKNETIISILLSDYSKYFFEKYENEILKDEKKLLKRITSLLIMACEEIDNGKLFKVIQDIESISNYFFTKPKGDGWKHTIYFIEKNLNELESKDLDLIMPILKKWNNNNKKGVTTRKSSLIALYFYEKIQGKKKFNDTIKENLIEIIFQGAFEIKNELKEIFEKVLDNKWKNFEDPHYNLCKNLLKDNTVAHNVFKSLPSYVLKIADLYWYKNTTDFNIMYDKDNNPFFYEKSRSLDIDNKFSINELSVPSYSSPFQTPMLSLLKYFTKETIEFIINFTNKTVEHYVNSEKLDIKKHEKENDFPFYEFFKCDIKTMEIHLNGKTQKQYISDSLWNIYRGTGGKTTPSLLQSIHMALEKFLLELAKSKESDVENLLIYILKSSKSSSLTAIVNSVVLSNPNKYFNIAKILFKTIELFPYDAKRSHIYEKEAETLYNIASMSTNPIFIKERLDTCKDSHRKLVLGQLIIIYYFNLNNLVTEEELQERKTEIEKIIDFHYKQLEEKDLEKEEKDKLRIIISNIDPKNIKPKPMKLNNGTEAVYYEPELPQDLQEISKNASDDMNKDIKYQKLSVWAEKKLNDGKIDKIEFKEYDNDPKLVLKEIKEILSLLKENNGNFSLFNDSIPISASCVLIKYYGDELNSEDIKFCKNLIIERIMWLFDHSYFYQVSDGIVSAIETLPYLFKFFSDETDELVKLLVFLLFNTMDITLSYKKRELLGLHFYGINEFIATIIKNHLWNYSPEISNKILFEYVEWQPKFKSIMGQLIKENFNRPKYKNIYSEAIQRFSKDYGEDFMNTDLKNYFNISNLDLFSMNTIFQAIPDNTNNKIHLKFIKEILLIFSKTIFDNEHDYRDSGQKKYELRSNFLRKLASFILNQPKKEKIKEFLRPFIDNFKITRETKDLFDAFISLENKIESYDNFWEVWNIFYDKIEECSDLNNHYSNEIIQLYLLDWSYWEDNFDWDNWYLLKERESTFFYNISKNIGNNKTVLISIVKFLNKVGRKYNNNGIVWINNIINENSNLRSEKFEKKEISYLEEYCERYIKLNNRDIYKNSKTKEQIVCILDFLVEKESNVAYSLREQLS; this comes from the coding sequence ATGATAAATATTGATTGGAAAATTTTTGAAAGTAAATTTGAAGGCAAAGAAACATCTGCTTTTGAAGATTTAGCCTACATTCTTTTTTGCTTAGAACATGATATTGAAAATGGGATTTTTGCATACTATAATCAAGTGGGTATTGAAACAGAACCTATAGAACATAATAATAATGTTATTGGATTTCAATCAAAATATTATACTACTAAAGTTAGTGATAATAAATCTGATATAGAAGATTCTATTAAAAAAGCAAAAGAAAAAAATGGAAAATTAACAAAAATATTTTTTTATATTAAAGGAAACATGAGTGAAAGCACCAAAAAAGAGAGAAAAAAACCAGAATATCAAATTGAAATTGAAAATTTTGCGAAAGAACTTAATATCGAAATTGTATGGAAAACTACAAGTCAAATTGAATTTCAACTAATTAAACCTGAAAATAAGTATTATAAGAATATTTTTTTTGAGAATGATGACATATTAAAGTTTTTAAAAAAAATTGAAACACATAATAAAATGTTAGTTGATTCAATAGGCACTGAAATTAAATTTAAAAATGATGATATAAAAATTGACAGAGAAAATGAATTAAATGATATTAAAAATTCATTAAAAAGCTCAGATATTTTAATATTAAGGGGTGAAGCAGGTTGTGGGAAAACTGCCCTTATAAAAGACCTAAATAATGAAATTAATACTCCTTTTTATATTTTTGAAACTGCACAATTTAATTTAGATTATGTTGATGGTTTTTTCAATAGATATGGTAATTATTCAATTGAAGATTTTCAAAAAATACATGAAAAAGAGAATAATAAAATAATTGTTATAGATTCAGCTGAAAAAATAGTAAATTTGCATAATAATTCTATCTTCACTAATTTTTTACAGGTAATGATTAAAGATTCATGGAAAATAGTCTTAACAACAAGAAATAATAACTTCACTGACTTATTAAATCTAATAAATAGATTCAAAATTAATGAATTAATAATTCAAAATTTATCTTTAAAAAAATTAAATGAACTATCAATGACTTATAAATTTAAATTACCGGATAATGAAAAACTTAAAGAATTTTTAACTAGATTATTTTATCTAAACGAATATCTTCAGATTTTAACTGAAGAAAGTACTGAAATAAACGATATTAAGATTTTTAAAGAGAAAATTTGGAAAATAAGAATATTGGGTATAGAAAACAGTACTCAAGATAAAAGAAAAAGAGAATCATGTTTCTTGAGATTTATAAAGAAAAAATCTGATGAAAATTTGTTTCTAGTGAATTTAAATGAGAGATATCATGATATTTTATCTAATCTTGAAAATGAGGAGATAATTGCATATGATAGTAATCATGATGCTTTTTTTGTAACTCATGATATTTATGAAGAATTAGCACTTGAAAAGACAATTCAGCGAGAATTTGAAAGAGCTAAAAGATTCAATGAATTTTTTAAAAGTATTGGAAATTCATTATCAATGCAAAAAGCTTTTAAAGAATGGCTAATTAAACAATTAAATGAAAATCCTGATGATATTGATTCATTTTTAGACTATGTGATTTTAGATAAAAGCATTGAAGAATTTTGGAAAAATGAAACTATCATTTCAATACTTTTATCAGATTATTCTAAATATTTTTTTGAAAAATATGAAAATGAAATCCTTAAAGATGAAAAAAAATTGTTAAAAAGAATAACTTCCTTATTAATAATGGCATGTGAAGAAATAGACAATGGCAAACTTTTTAAAGTAATACAGGATATAGAATCAATTTCTAATTATTTTTTTACAAAGCCAAAAGGGGATGGATGGAAACATACAATTTATTTCATTGAAAAAAACCTAAATGAGTTAGAATCAAAAGATTTAGATTTAATAATGCCTATATTAAAAAAATGGAATAATAATAACAAAAAAGGAGTCACAACAAGAAAGTCTTCTTTAATTGCTTTGTATTTTTATGAAAAAATCCAAGGAAAAAAGAAATTTAATGATACTATAAAAGAAAATCTTATTGAAATAATATTTCAAGGTGCTTTTGAAATAAAAAATGAATTAAAAGAAATATTTGAAAAAGTTTTAGATAATAAATGGAAAAATTTTGAAGACCCTCATTATAATCTATGTAAAAATTTATTAAAAGATAATACTGTTGCACATAATGTTTTTAAATCATTACCTTCATATGTTCTCAAAATTGCTGATTTATACTGGTATAAAAACACAACTGATTTTAACATCATGTATGATAAAGATAACAATCCTTTCTTCTATGAAAAATCAAGGAGTTTAGACATAGACAATAAATTTTCGATAAATGAATTATCAGTCCCATCATACTCTAGCCCTTTTCAAACCCCTATGCTTTCATTGTTAAAATATTTCACAAAAGAAACCATTGAATTCATCATTAATTTCACAAACAAAACTGTAGAACATTATGTTAATTCAGAAAAATTAGATATCAAAAAACATGAAAAAGAAAATGACTTTCCTTTCTATGAATTCTTTAAATGTGATATTAAAACAATGGAAATTCATTTAAATGGAAAAACGCAAAAACAATACATAAGTGATTCATTGTGGAATATTTATCGAGGTACTGGTGGAAAAACAACTCCTAGTTTACTACAATCAATCCACATGGCATTAGAAAAATTTTTACTAGAATTAGCTAAGTCGAAAGAAAGTGATGTTGAAAATCTTTTAATTTATATTTTAAAAAGTTCTAAATCCTCATCATTAACAGCTATAGTTAATAGTGTAGTCTTATCTAATCCGAATAAATATTTCAACATTGCAAAAATACTTTTTAAAACGATAGAATTGTTTCCTTATGATGCAAAAAGAAGTCATATCTATGAAAAAGAGGCAGAAACACTTTATAATATTGCATCAATGAGTACAAACCCTATTTTTATAAAAGAACGACTTGATACATGCAAAGATTCTCATAGAAAACTTGTTTTAGGACAATTAATAATAATATATTACTTTAATCTTAATAATCTAGTAACTGAAGAGGAATTGCAAGAAAGAAAGACGGAAATTGAAAAAATTATTGATTTTCATTATAAACAATTAGAAGAAAAAGATTTAGAAAAAGAAGAAAAAGATAAATTAAGAATTATTATATCAAATATTGACCCAAAAAACATAAAACCTAAACCTATGAAATTAAACAATGGTACAGAGGCAGTTTATTATGAACCAGAATTGCCTCAGGACTTACAAGAAATTTCTAAAAATGCTTCAGATGATATGAACAAAGATATTAAATATCAAAAATTAAGTGTATGGGCAGAAAAAAAATTAAATGATGGTAAAATTGATAAAATTGAGTTTAAAGAATATGATAATGACCCTAAATTAGTTTTAAAAGAAATCAAAGAAATTTTAAGCTTATTAAAAGAGAACAATGGAAATTTTTCATTGTTTAATGATTCAATTCCTATATCTGCAAGTTGTGTTTTAATAAAATATTATGGGGATGAATTAAATTCTGAAGATATAAAATTTTGCAAAAATCTAATAATTGAGCGCATAATGTGGTTATTTGACCATTCATATTTTTATCAAGTTTCTGATGGTATTGTATCTGCAATTGAAACATTGCCTTATTTATTTAAATTTTTTTCAGATGAAACTGATGAATTAGTTAAATTATTAGTTTTCCTTTTATTTAATACTATGGATATTACACTAAGCTATAAAAAAAGAGAATTACTAGGTTTACATTTTTATGGAATTAATGAATTTATTGCAACAATTATTAAAAATCATCTATGGAATTATTCTCCAGAAATTAGTAATAAAATTTTATTTGAATATGTTGAATGGCAACCTAAATTTAAATCGATAATGGGACAACTGATAAAAGAAAATTTTAATAGACCTAAATATAAAAATATTTATTCAGAAGCTATTCAAAGATTTTCTAAGGATTATGGTGAGGATTTTATGAATACTGATTTGAAAAACTATTTTAATATTTCAAACTTAGATTTATTTTCAATGAATACAATTTTTCAAGCAATACCTGATAATACTAATAATAAAATTCATTTGAAATTTATAAAGGAAATATTACTCATATTTAGCAAAACCATATTTGATAATGAACATGATTATCGTGATAGTGGACAGAAAAAATATGAGCTAAGGTCTAACTTTTTGAGAAAGTTAGCTAGCTTTATTCTGAATCAGCCTAAAAAAGAAAAAATAAAAGAGTTTCTTCGACCATTTATTGATAATTTCAAAATTACAAGAGAAACAAAAGACTTATTTGATGCTTTTATCTCGTTAGAAAATAAAATAGAAAGTTATGATAATTTTTGGGAAGTATGGAATATTTTTTATGATAAAATTGAAGAATGCTCTGATTTAAATAATCATTATTCCAATGAAATTATACAGCTTTATCTTTTAGATTGGTCTTATTGGGAGGATAACTTTGATTGGGATAATTGGTATCTTTTGAAAGAAAGAGAATCTACCTTTTTTTATAATATATCTAAAAATATTGGAAATAATAAAACCGTTTTAATATCGATTGTAAAATTTTTAAATAAAGTGGGTAGAAAATACAATAATAACGGTATAGTATGGATTAATAATATTATAAATGAGAATAGTAACTTACGCAGTGAAAAATTTGAGAAAAAAGAAATTTCCTACTTAGAAGAGTATTGTGAGAGATATATTAAATTGAATAATCGTGATATTTATAAGAATTCTAAAACCAAAGAACAAATAGTATGTATATTAGATTTTTTAGTTGAAAAGGAATCAAATGTAGCTTACTCATTAAGAGAACAACTTTCATGA
- a CDS encoding GyrI-like domain-containing protein, producing the protein MEIEDKIIEEERLAIINYKGNVEDMGILIAKLLSWAEANKVKVVGSPFSIYFTSPQNTKPDEMVYDIGIPVSKDTELSEEGEIKVVELLEHRVISIIHKGSYETLSESYKEMVEYSIKHDYDIIGSPKEIYINSPHEVQEEELLTEIQFPVIKM; encoded by the coding sequence ATGGAAATAGAAGACAAAATAATTGAAGAGGAAAGATTAGCTATAATTAATTATAAAGGAAATGTTGAAGATATGGGTATACTTATTGCAAAGTTACTTTCATGGGCAGAAGCTAACAAGGTTAAGGTTGTTGGAAGTCCATTTTCTATTTATTTTACTAGTCCTCAAAACACAAAACCTGATGAAATGGTTTATGATATAGGAATTCCTGTTTCAAAAGATACTGAACTTAGTGAAGAAGGTGAAATAAAAGTAGTGGAACTTTTAGAACATAGAGTTATATCAATTATTCATAAAGGATCTTATGAAACATTAAGTGAATCTTATAAAGAAATGGTTGAATATTCAATTAAACACGATTATGATATTATTGGTTCTCCTAAAGAAATTTATATCAATAGCCCTCATGAAGTTCAAGAAGAAGAGTTACTTACTGAAATTCAATTTCCAGTCATAAAAATGTAG
- a CDS encoding HaeIII family restriction endonuclease has translation MANRSNILGRAFEYACINTFEKEISKFRQVQVEKNSSYEATRRAWNETDETEKKSLCSSALASVKTIFELEPLIIEVDEDTLDLKIQSDQEGVIGDVRDVLFIRNGIEWEIGLSVKHNHFAVKHSRLSKNLDFGDKWFGIKCSNQYWEDIEPIFSNLEKEKELGTKWKDLPSKWDDVYEPLLQAFLDELNRSYKIHGNIIPSKMVEYLLGHFDFYKVIGIDSKKVTEIQTFNLRGTLNKSSKQQKPEITIPTSNLPSRIICADFKPDHKNVIEVFFDAGWQFKFRIHNASSKVETSLKFDIEIIGMPTTIIVMKCRWR, from the coding sequence ATGGCAAATAGGAGCAATATTTTAGGAAGAGCATTTGAATATGCCTGTATAAATACATTTGAAAAAGAAATATCGAAATTTCGTCAGGTACAAGTTGAAAAAAATAGTAGTTATGAAGCTACTCGTCGTGCTTGGAATGAAACTGATGAAACTGAAAAAAAATCATTATGTTCAAGTGCATTAGCCAGTGTGAAAACTATCTTTGAATTAGAACCATTAATTATAGAAGTTGATGAAGATACTTTAGATTTAAAAATACAAAGCGACCAAGAAGGTGTGATAGGGGATGTTCGAGATGTTCTATTTATAAGAAATGGAATAGAATGGGAAATAGGACTTAGTGTAAAGCACAATCACTTTGCAGTTAAACATAGTCGACTATCAAAAAATCTTGATTTTGGAGATAAATGGTTTGGAATAAAATGTTCGAACCAATACTGGGAAGACATAGAGCCGATATTTTCTAATTTAGAAAAAGAAAAGGAATTGGGAACAAAATGGAAAGATTTACCTTCAAAATGGGATGATGTGTATGAACCATTGCTTCAAGCATTTCTTGATGAATTAAATAGAAGTTACAAAATTCACGGAAATATTATTCCATCTAAAATGGTTGAATATTTGCTTGGGCATTTTGATTTCTACAAGGTTATTGGAATTGATAGTAAGAAAGTAACCGAGATTCAAACATTTAATCTACGAGGAACACTTAATAAAAGTAGTAAACAGCAAAAACCAGAAATAACAATCCCTACTTCAAATTTACCAAGTAGGATTATTTGTGCTGATTTCAAGCCAGACCATAAAAATGTTATAGAAGTATTTTTTGATGCAGGGTGGCAATTTAAGTTTAGAATCCATAATGCATCATCTAAAGTTGAAACTAGTTTGAAATTTGATATTGAGATTATTGGTATGCCAACAACAATTATTGTAATGAAATGTAGGTGGAGATAG
- a CDS encoding tyrosine-type recombinase/integrase has protein sequence MKIEEDPKIKQIVIRKNLSKSRLNIYKIVLTDICTITGLTPTELLKEAKEEEQPFIKDNKIIFPDIEDRKVTQYIYQYYEFLKNKKLTINTIDSYLKTLRSFYNEYNIQLPKNIQLDQSKPLIKEGDIPAIKDIKKGVDGTNNIRDKAIILFMATTGIRTSDVIDFKISDLLEATKNYHDGTLMDLLAQKTNNLVPVWYFTPLKTIKKANICVTFNTPEATGYLFEYLKTRKNLDEDSYLFGFDNGKPISNFAIIHIFRRINDRVFFRNNEGKRFFHPHAMRKFFITTCNHNSSDINKVNLLSGHSNKSSVHDAYNEVNTEVMKRFYTKLIPFLSIRDTKVHDIKHEDLIKLRKLEKQVETKDMKQKELEERLAIQEEQNRKIMELLNDRK, from the coding sequence ATGAAAATTGAGGAAGACCCGAAAATCAAACAAATAGTAATAAGAAAGAACTTATCAAAATCTCGATTGAATATATATAAAATAGTATTAACAGATATTTGCACAATAACAGGATTAACACCAACAGAATTATTAAAAGAAGCCAAAGAAGAAGAACAACCATTTATAAAGGACAATAAAATAATTTTTCCAGATATAGAAGATAGAAAAGTAACACAATATATCTATCAATATTACGAATTTTTAAAAAATAAAAAATTAACAATAAACACAATAGATAGCTACCTGAAAACATTGAGGTCGTTCTATAATGAATACAATATACAACTACCTAAAAACATACAATTGGACCAATCTAAACCACTAATAAAGGAAGGCGATATACCGGCAATTAAAGATATTAAAAAAGGTGTTGATGGAACTAACAACATAAGAGATAAAGCAATAATCCTTTTCATGGCAACAACAGGAATAAGAACAAGTGATGTTATAGACTTTAAAATATCTGATTTGCTAGAAGCTACAAAAAATTATCATGATGGAACATTAATGGACTTATTAGCGCAAAAAACAAATAATTTAGTACCTGTATGGTATTTCACACCACTAAAAACTATCAAAAAAGCTAATATTTGTGTTACTTTTAATACTCCTGAAGCAACTGGTTACTTATTTGAATATTTAAAAACAAGGAAAAATTTGGATGAAGATAGCTATCTTTTTGGTTTTGACAATGGTAAACCTATAAGTAATTTTGCAATTATTCATATTTTTAGAAGAATTAATGATAGGGTATTTTTCAGAAACAATGAAGGTAAACGCTTTTTCCACCCTCATGCTATGCGTAAATTCTTTATCACTACTTGTAATCATAATTCATCAGATATAAACAAAGTTAATCTATTATCTGGACATTCTAACAAATCAAGTGTTCATGATGCTTATAATGAAGTCAATACGGAAGTTATGAAAAGATTTTATACAAAACTAATACCATTTTTAAGTATTAGGGACACAAAAGTTCATGATATCAAACATGAAGACTTAATAAAATTGAGAAAGCTAGAAAAACAAGTAGAAACCAAAGATATGAAACAAAAAGAACTAGAAGAGAGATTAGCTATTCAAGAAGAACAAAATAGAAAAATTATGGAATTATTAAATGATAGAAAATAA
- a CDS encoding winged helix-turn-helix domain-containing protein, translating to MSPYREITLKELKNSEKIPSRIAKNTNISTSHISRALTGLKQKGLVIVLNPEKSQGRLYQITDLGLKVVEKLES from the coding sequence ATGAGTCCTTACAGAGAAATAACACTTAAAGAGCTTAAAAATTCTGAAAAAATACCTTCAAGAATAGCTAAAAATACAAATATATCTACTTCACATATTTCAAGAGCATTAACTGGACTAAAACAAAAAGGACTGGTAATTGTTTTAAATCCTGAGAAATCACAAGGCAGATTGTATCAAATTACAGATTTAGGATTGAAAGTTGTTGAAAAACTTGAGAGTTAA
- a CDS encoding molybdenum cofactor synthesis domain-containing protein translates to MGTEFLKIKEADEAKEIIKNLFDELYPQKSINIPIEDSHDQVIFKDIDALMDLPPFNRSLMDGYAVKAEDTFGATDEAPKILKCIDSIEAGSFSEKTVKNRECIEISTGAPIPNGSDAIVMVEFTDRENENEKYDNIYILKSVAPNQDVALQGSDIKKDMLLLKEKTIISPDKIGVLAGQGIKEVEVFKKPKIGVISTGNELVMENESIEYGKIYDVNSYSIKNAAISNGAEGVSKGIVKDNYHELKTKIENSLKDSDIVVCSGGTSAGVGDVLRNVLEDIGEVILHGISVKPGKPTIIGKVGKKIVIGLPGNPVSALIIFYVFIIPNIRRIAGKPGESNAKVNVTLSKRIHSPKGRMHYSLVHIKEDLAYPIIKDSGAITSLAHADGYIKIPKNVELLDEGEKVTVTLFK, encoded by the coding sequence ATGGGAACTGAGTTTTTAAAAATAAAAGAAGCAGATGAAGCAAAAGAAATCATAAAAAATCTTTTTGATGAACTTTATCCCCAAAAATCAATAAATATTCCTATTGAAGATAGTCATGATCAAGTTATTTTTAAAGATATTGATGCTTTAATGGATCTTCCCCCATTTAATCGCTCACTTATGGATGGATATGCTGTAAAAGCAGAAGATACATTTGGAGCTACTGATGAAGCTCCTAAAATATTAAAGTGTATTGATAGTATTGAAGCAGGTTCATTTAGTGAAAAAACGGTCAAAAATAGAGAATGCATTGAAATAAGTACAGGTGCACCTATCCCAAATGGATCAGATGCAATAGTTATGGTTGAATTTACTGACCGAGAAAATGAAAATGAAAAATATGATAATATTTATATTTTAAAAAGCGTAGCTCCAAATCAAGATGTTGCACTTCAAGGGTCTGATATTAAAAAAGATATGCTACTTTTAAAAGAAAAAACAATTATTAGTCCTGATAAAATAGGCGTTTTAGCAGGTCAAGGTATAAAAGAGGTTGAAGTGTTTAAAAAGCCTAAAATCGGAGTAATATCTACTGGAAATGAGCTTGTAATGGAAAATGAATCTATTGAATATGGTAAGATATATGATGTTAATAGCTATTCTATTAAGAATGCAGCTATATCTAATGGGGCTGAAGGTGTTTCTAAAGGAATAGTAAAAGATAATTACCATGAATTAAAAACAAAAATAGAAAATTCACTTAAAGATTCAGATATTGTTGTTTGTTCTGGTGGAACTTCAGCGGGAGTTGGAGATGTATTAAGAAATGTTTTAGAGGATATTGGAGAAGTAATTCTTCATGGAATTTCAGTAAAACCAGGAAAGCCTACAATTATTGGAAAAGTAGGGAAAAAAATTGTTATTGGACTTCCAGGAAATCCTGTATCAGCATTAATCATTTTTTATGTTTTTATAATACCAAACATTAGGAGAATAGCTGGAAAACCTGGAGAAAGTAATGCAAAAGTTAATGTTACTTTATCCAAAAGGATTCATTCACCAAAAGGAAGAATGCATTATAGTTTAGTACATATAAAAGAAGATCTTGCTTATCCTATTATAAAAGACTCTGGTGCAATTACATCTCTTGCTCATGCAGATGGATATATAAAGATTCCAAAAAATGTAGAGCTTTTAGATGAAGGGGAAAAAGTTACAGTCACACTTTTTAAATAA